The following coding sequences lie in one Pseudomonas syringae CC1557 genomic window:
- a CDS encoding cyclic peptide export ABC transporter — MTRKTESLARETLRILKPFWWLVALSTVLGIVSGLSVTGLLATINNALNMPGGPDTHTALLFAGLCVLTLACSTLSNLSTNYVGQRVVANLRRELAAKVLVAPIEQLERYRSHRLIPVLLNDVNTISTFALSVAPMVISFTVTLGCLTYLALLSWQILALTVLTVVLGTGAQYLAHAFGMRSILAARNSEDELQKHYQALSAGAKELRIQRKRRQHMLDEKIHGATEHICRSNIRAANIFVSAETFGSMLFFAVIGIAIAFQAMWPTTEKTVLGGFVLVMLYMKGPLERLITALPGISRAQIAMRRIAELSWKFSNPEPHLLVNDRTNSLANMQTLELHNLRYNYPPVEGSDAFHLGPVDLSIKQGDIVFIVGENGCGKTTLIKLLLGLYMPQQGEIRLNGKAVTPENLDDYRQLFTTIFADYYLFDEPLHGQAALPEDAGKYLERLDIAHKVSIKDGAFTTTDLSTGQRKRLALINAWLDERQVLVFDEWAADQDPAFRRVFYTELLPELKQQGKTIIVISHDDRYFYIADQLVRMQAGQIQVEQVLNEAAPA; from the coding sequence ATGACCCGCAAAACTGAAAGCCTCGCCCGGGAAACCCTGCGGATCCTCAAGCCGTTCTGGTGGCTGGTGGCGCTGTCGACCGTGCTGGGCATCGTCAGTGGCCTGAGCGTCACCGGCCTGCTGGCCACCATTAACAATGCGCTGAACATGCCTGGCGGACCTGATACGCATACCGCACTGCTGTTCGCCGGGCTGTGTGTGCTGACCCTGGCCTGCTCGACGCTGTCCAACCTGTCGACCAACTATGTCGGCCAGCGCGTGGTCGCCAACCTGCGCCGCGAGCTGGCGGCCAAGGTGTTGGTCGCGCCCATCGAGCAACTGGAGCGTTATCGCTCGCATCGCCTGATTCCAGTGCTGCTCAATGACGTCAACACCATCAGCACCTTCGCCCTGTCGGTCGCGCCGATGGTCATCTCGTTCACCGTCACCCTCGGCTGCCTGACCTATCTGGCGCTGTTGTCCTGGCAGATTCTGGCGCTGACCGTACTCACCGTGGTACTCGGCACTGGCGCGCAGTACCTGGCTCATGCGTTCGGCATGCGCAGTATTCTGGCCGCACGCAACAGCGAAGACGAATTGCAGAAGCACTACCAGGCGCTGTCCGCAGGCGCCAAGGAACTGCGTATTCAGCGCAAACGTCGTCAGCACATGCTCGACGAGAAGATTCATGGTGCCACCGAGCATATCTGCCGCTCGAACATTCGCGCCGCCAACATTTTCGTCAGTGCCGAAACCTTCGGTTCGATGCTGTTCTTTGCCGTGATCGGCATCGCCATCGCCTTCCAGGCCATGTGGCCGACCACTGAAAAGACCGTATTGGGCGGCTTTGTGCTGGTGATGCTGTACATGAAAGGCCCGCTGGAGCGCCTGATTACCGCCTTGCCCGGCATCAGCCGTGCGCAGATCGCCATGCGTCGCATCGCCGAGCTGTCGTGGAAGTTTTCCAATCCTGAACCGCATTTGCTGGTCAACGACCGCACCAATTCACTGGCCAATATGCAGACCCTGGAACTGCACAATTTGCGCTACAACTACCCGCCGGTCGAAGGCAGTGATGCGTTCCATCTGGGCCCGGTGGACCTGAGCATCAAACAGGGCGATATTGTATTTATCGTCGGTGAAAACGGCTGCGGCAAGACCACGTTGATCAAGTTGCTGCTCGGCCTTTACATGCCGCAACAAGGCGAGATTCGCCTGAATGGCAAGGCGGTCACCCCGGAAAATCTCGACGACTATCGCCAGCTGTTCACAACGATTTTTGCCGACTATTACCTGTTCGATGAGCCGCTGCATGGTCAGGCTGCGCTGCCGGAAGACGCCGGCAAGTACCTGGAGCGTCTGGACATCGCGCACAAGGTCAGCATCAAGGACGGCGCTTTTACCACCACCGACCTGTCCACCGGCCAGCGCAAGCGTCTGGCGCTGATCAATGCCTGGCTGGACGAGCGTCAGGTGCTGGTATTCGACGAGTGGGCCGCCGATCAGGACCCGGCGTTCCGCCGGGTGTTCTACACCGAATTGCTGCCGGAACTGAAGCAACAGGGCAAGACCATCATCGTCATCTCTCACGACGACCGCTACTTCTACATCGCCGATCAACTGGTGCGCATGCAGGCGGGCCAGATCCAGGTCGAGCAGGTGCTGAACGAGGCTGCTCCCGCCTGA
- the pvdO gene encoding dihydropyoverdine dehydrogenase: protein MKKTLLSLSAVLGLLLGDTALAATTEPVPASGKTFKDCKDCPEMVVLPAGTFTMGAPEEEMGRQPDEGPLHDVTFAKPFAISRFQVLSGEWDAYLKSSGYKMPDGDTRPGRECKAGKPRYPLSARQPAVCMDWNEAKAYVEWLSKKTGKSYHMVSEAQREYAARGGSKGSFPFPMDEGKPYSIARHANTYGPEDGFSYTAPAGSYSPNDFGIYDAHGNVYEWTADCETSNYNGAPTDGSAWLAGDCTWKMIRGNDWTEAPIFSRSGNRNSRQPAVRGDWLGFRVARDL, encoded by the coding sequence ATGAAAAAAACACTGCTGTCCCTTTCCGCCGTGCTCGGCCTGTTGCTGGGCGACACCGCCCTTGCCGCTACAACCGAACCGGTGCCCGCATCGGGGAAGACATTCAAGGACTGCAAGGATTGTCCGGAAATGGTCGTGCTGCCTGCGGGCACGTTCACCATGGGCGCGCCCGAAGAAGAAATGGGCCGCCAGCCGGACGAAGGCCCACTGCATGACGTGACATTCGCCAAACCGTTCGCCATCAGCCGCTTTCAGGTGTTGAGCGGCGAATGGGACGCCTACCTCAAAAGCTCCGGTTACAAAATGCCGGACGGCGACACCCGGCCGGGCCGCGAGTGCAAGGCTGGCAAGCCTCGCTATCCGCTGAGCGCGCGCCAGCCCGCCGTGTGCATGGACTGGAACGAAGCCAAGGCGTATGTCGAATGGCTGTCGAAGAAGACCGGTAAGTCTTACCACATGGTCAGCGAAGCCCAGCGCGAATACGCGGCACGCGGCGGCAGCAAGGGCTCTTTCCCGTTCCCGATGGACGAAGGCAAGCCGTACAGCATCGCCAGACACGCCAACACCTACGGCCCGGAAGACGGTTTCAGCTACACCGCACCCGCTGGCAGCTACAGCCCCAACGACTTCGGCATCTACGACGCCCATGGCAACGTCTACGAGTGGACCGCCGATTGCGAGACCAGCAACTACAACGGCGCGCCCACCGACGGCAGCGCGTGGCTGGCCGGTGACTGCACCTGGAAAATGATTCGCGGCAATGACTGGACCGAAGCGCCGATCTTCTCCCGCTCCGGCAACCGCAACAGCCGCCAGCCTGCTGTACGTGGCGACTGGCTGGGCTTTCGGGTCGCGCGCGACCTGTAA
- the pvdN gene encoding pyoverdine-tailoring periplasmic protein PvdN has translation MTDRRTFLKQAGLLAAALPLGSSLATAAPTAPEPLAADKWARLKQLFNQDPDYVHFSNFLITSHPKPVRDAIEQHRAHIDRNPGLAMDWDLQETERREHEVRVWAGNYLNAQPGQIALTGSTTEGLAIIYGGLHVRPDQEILTTEHEHSCTRDILKFRQQREGTQVRKIRLFKDPATVSADEIIGSIARSIQPKTRVLGMTWVQSGSGVKLPIGAIGDLVEEHNRNRDDKDRILYVVDGVHGFGVENLDFPEMKCDFYVAGTHKWMFGPRGTGIVCARSEQVKNLTPLIPTFSEASNFGTIMTPGGYHSFEHRWALNEAFKLHLQLGKADVQARIHELNSYLKQRLQAQPTVELVTPMDPALSAGFSFFRLKGQPCDEVAAWLMKQRMVVDAVSRDVGPVVRTAPGLLNSEAEIDRFMALLSQRT, from the coding sequence ATGACTGACCGCAGAACCTTTCTCAAGCAGGCCGGGTTACTGGCTGCCGCCCTGCCACTGGGCTCCAGCCTGGCAACAGCCGCACCCACCGCACCTGAGCCGCTGGCCGCAGACAAATGGGCGCGCCTGAAGCAGCTGTTCAATCAGGACCCGGATTACGTCCACTTTTCCAACTTCCTGATCACCTCGCACCCGAAACCGGTGCGCGACGCCATTGAGCAGCATCGTGCGCACATCGACCGTAATCCCGGTCTGGCGATGGATTGGGACCTACAGGAAACCGAGCGCCGCGAACACGAGGTTCGCGTCTGGGCAGGCAACTACCTGAACGCCCAGCCCGGCCAGATCGCCCTGACCGGCAGCACCACTGAAGGGCTGGCGATCATCTACGGCGGCCTGCATGTGCGCCCCGATCAGGAAATCCTGACCACCGAGCACGAGCATTCCTGCACCCGCGATATCCTCAAATTCCGTCAACAGCGCGAAGGCACACAGGTGCGCAAGATTCGCCTGTTCAAGGACCCGGCCACTGTTTCGGCAGACGAGATCATCGGCTCCATCGCGCGCAGCATTCAGCCGAAGACGCGAGTGCTGGGCATGACCTGGGTGCAGTCGGGCAGCGGCGTGAAACTGCCGATTGGTGCCATCGGTGATCTGGTCGAAGAACACAACCGCAACCGCGACGACAAGGACCGCATTCTGTACGTGGTCGACGGCGTACACGGGTTTGGCGTCGAGAACCTGGATTTCCCCGAGATGAAGTGCGACTTCTACGTTGCGGGTACGCACAAGTGGATGTTCGGCCCACGCGGCACCGGCATCGTCTGCGCCCGTTCGGAGCAGGTGAAAAACCTCACCCCGCTGATCCCGACGTTCTCGGAAGCGAGTAACTTCGGCACGATCATGACGCCCGGCGGCTATCACTCGTTCGAACACCGCTGGGCGCTGAACGAAGCCTTCAAACTGCACCTGCAACTGGGCAAGGCTGACGTGCAGGCGCGCATTCACGAGCTCAACAGCTACCTCAAGCAGCGTCTTCAGGCACAGCCGACTGTCGAACTGGTGACGCCAATGGACCCTGCGCTGTCGGCGGGCTTCAGCTTTTTCCGGCTCAAGGGTCAGCCGTGCGACGAGGTGGCGGCGTGGCTGATGAAGCAACGCATGGTGGTCGATGCCGTGAGCCGCGATGTCGGCCCGGTGGTACGCACTGCGCCGGGGCTGCTGAACAGCGAGGCTGAGATCGACCGTTTTATGGCCCTGCTCAGTCAACGCACCTGA
- the pvdM gene encoding pyoverdine-tailoring dipeptidase-like protein PvdM yields the protein MTRPRWKMALFIGLPLALAISAGAGYLAWNYWSPAGYPVKIMRQADDLQERVISFDSHITVPMKFGSEGNEADKDGSGQFDLVKAARGRLSGAALTVFGWPEIWNGDNAPHRPTPGFVDEARHQQEVRYKIITGMVRDFPNQVGIAYTPDDMRRLHGEGKFAIFISMLNAYPLGDDLSLLDHWTARGMRMFGFSYVGNNSWADSSRPLPFLNDTPDALGGLSEIGKQAVQRLNDLGVIIDVSQMSSKALLQVSQLSRTPMVASHSAPRALVDIPRNLSDEEMQLIKQSGGVVQIVAFPAYLKPLSQNTQDKLNALRKDFDLPPLPNLAMALMPGDAIITVWPEQRFGAYASKLYAILEEEPKATVKDFVDAIDYTVRKIGIDHVGISSDFNDGGGVKGFNDVSEIRNVTAELIQRGYAEADITKLWGGNFLRVWEQVQASAHPVAKP from the coding sequence ATGACAAGACCGCGTTGGAAAATGGCTCTCTTCATCGGCCTGCCGCTGGCTCTGGCAATCAGTGCAGGCGCGGGTTACCTGGCCTGGAACTACTGGTCGCCCGCCGGTTATCCGGTGAAGATCATGAGGCAGGCCGACGACCTGCAAGAGCGGGTCATTTCCTTCGACAGTCACATCACTGTGCCGATGAAATTCGGCAGCGAGGGCAACGAAGCAGACAAGGACGGTTCGGGGCAATTCGACCTGGTAAAAGCAGCCCGCGGGAGGCTGTCCGGCGCGGCGCTGACGGTTTTCGGCTGGCCGGAAATCTGGAACGGCGACAACGCACCGCATCGGCCGACGCCCGGTTTTGTCGACGAAGCGCGCCATCAGCAGGAAGTGCGCTACAAGATCATCACCGGCATGGTTCGCGACTTCCCCAATCAGGTCGGCATCGCCTATACCCCGGACGACATGCGCCGTCTGCACGGCGAGGGCAAGTTTGCGATCTTCATCAGCATGCTCAACGCCTACCCGCTGGGCGATGACCTGAGCCTGCTCGACCACTGGACCGCGCGTGGCATGCGCATGTTCGGTTTCAGCTACGTCGGTAATAACAGCTGGGCCGATTCTTCGCGTCCCCTGCCCTTCCTCAACGACACGCCCGACGCGCTGGGCGGCCTGTCGGAGATCGGCAAGCAGGCCGTGCAGCGCCTCAATGACCTGGGCGTGATCATCGACGTGTCGCAGATGTCGAGCAAGGCGCTGCTGCAGGTCAGCCAGCTGAGCCGCACGCCCATGGTCGCCTCGCACTCCGCGCCGCGCGCGCTGGTGGACATCCCGCGCAACCTCAGTGACGAGGAAATGCAGCTCATCAAACAGAGCGGCGGCGTGGTGCAGATCGTGGCATTTCCGGCCTATTTGAAGCCGCTGAGCCAGAACACCCAGGACAAGCTCAACGCCCTGCGCAAGGACTTCGACCTGCCGCCGCTGCCGAACCTGGCCATGGCGCTGATGCCCGGCGACGCGATCATCACCGTCTGGCCAGAACAGCGCTTCGGTGCCTACGCCAGCAAGCTGTACGCGATTCTTGAAGAAGAGCCCAAGGCCACCGTCAAGGACTTCGTCGACGCCATTGATTACACGGTGAGAAAGATCGGCATCGACCATGTCGGCATCAGCTCCGACTTCAACGACGGTGGCGGCGTGAAAGGCTTCAACGACGTCAGCGAAATTCGCAACGTCACCGCCGAGCTGATTCAGCGTGGTTACGCCGAGGCGGATATCACCAAACTCTGGGGCGGCAATTTCCTGCGCGTCTGGGAGCAGGTTCAGGCCTCGGCGCATCCGGTGGCCAAACCATGA
- the pvdP gene encoding pyoverdine maturation tyrosinase PvdP, which produces MTISRRGFIAGLALTGAVVPAAYYAHRELTRVEEPVTPGEATAGPADTSTRRLADKLRGVWTLRFEGRDAGLSGAPLEGLELFLDIAPRGRGVRGYIDTAEQLRSDGMPRFRVIGDLQPANAAKLYLRVMDGHAGNDPHSDTPDYEFSLTLDEVWGAFGNAGSGTLSGRIERLDRPLALPELENRLIAIKQVFPEARERVGLSPPFLAWLVSKEHRLFHQLWHASRDKWHKLPEDKRDALRGIGWQPGPREKERDARGAHKDRNGSGEDFFYMHRHMLIQARKIQDLPSWPRFPLPQPELERDRLGFARYFDNHDGCALPPNWLAQGDEEYTQLVSDIKSHETYHTHFQVWESQYRDPRFLSKLTLGQFGSQVELELHDWLHMRWASVARDPANGQPVPMARRSDDFAERWFEPENDFLADPFSSHVNPVFWMFHGWIDDRIDDWYRAHERFHPGEVKRLEVNGVPWFAPGRWVEVSDPWLGPETHGCSTVPGQAAGTSMEMDPEVMKLALRITFAADDTLSNLLRRVPRRPWYARNLLPDRWF; this is translated from the coding sequence ATGACGATTTCTCGACGAGGGTTCATAGCAGGGCTGGCGCTGACCGGCGCAGTGGTTCCGGCTGCGTATTACGCGCATCGGGAGCTCACCCGTGTCGAGGAGCCCGTCACGCCGGGTGAGGCCACGGCCGGGCCTGCGGATACGTCTACTCGACGCCTGGCCGACAAATTGCGCGGGGTGTGGACGCTGCGTTTCGAGGGGCGCGATGCCGGTCTGAGCGGTGCACCGCTGGAAGGCCTGGAACTGTTTCTCGACATTGCCCCACGTGGACGTGGTGTGCGGGGCTACATCGATACTGCCGAGCAGTTGCGCAGCGATGGAATGCCGCGCTTCCGGGTGATTGGCGACCTGCAACCGGCCAATGCGGCAAAACTCTATCTGCGGGTCATGGACGGCCATGCGGGCAATGATCCGCACAGCGACACCCCGGATTACGAATTCAGCCTGACCCTCGATGAAGTCTGGGGCGCGTTCGGCAATGCGGGCAGCGGAACATTGAGCGGGCGTATCGAACGACTGGATCGGCCGCTGGCCCTGCCGGAACTGGAAAACCGTCTGATCGCAATCAAGCAGGTGTTTCCGGAGGCGCGGGAGCGAGTCGGTTTGAGCCCGCCATTTCTGGCCTGGCTGGTTTCCAAAGAACACCGCCTGTTCCATCAACTCTGGCACGCCTCGCGAGACAAATGGCACAAGCTGCCTGAAGACAAGCGCGATGCCTTGCGCGGCATCGGTTGGCAGCCGGGGCCGCGCGAGAAAGAGCGCGATGCCCGTGGCGCGCACAAGGACCGCAACGGCTCGGGCGAAGACTTTTTCTACATGCACCGGCACATGCTGATTCAGGCCCGCAAGATTCAGGACCTGCCGTCATGGCCGCGCTTTCCATTGCCCCAGCCGGAGCTGGAACGTGACCGCCTGGGCTTTGCCCGCTACTTCGACAATCACGATGGCTGCGCCTTGCCGCCCAACTGGCTGGCGCAGGGTGATGAGGAATACACACAACTGGTCAGCGACATCAAAAGCCACGAGACGTACCACACGCATTTTCAGGTGTGGGAATCGCAGTACCGCGATCCACGTTTTCTGTCGAAGCTGACGTTGGGGCAGTTTGGTTCTCAGGTCGAGCTGGAACTGCACGATTGGCTGCACATGCGCTGGGCCTCAGTGGCCCGCGACCCTGCCAATGGCCAGCCGGTGCCGATGGCGCGACGCTCGGACGACTTCGCCGAGCGCTGGTTCGAGCCGGAAAACGACTTTCTGGCCGACCCGTTTTCGTCCCATGTGAACCCGGTGTTCTGGATGTTCCATGGCTGGATCGACGACCGAATCGACGACTGGTATCGCGCCCATGAACGCTTTCATCCGGGCGAAGTGAAACGCCTGGAGGTCAACGGCGTGCCATGGTTCGCGCCAGGCCGCTGGGTTGAAGTCAGCGACCCGTGGCTGGGTCCGGAAACCCATGGTTGCAGCACCGTGCCTGGGCAGGCTGCTGGCACGAGCATGGAAATGGACCCGGAAGTCATGAAGCTCGCACTGCGCATTACCTTTGCTGCGGATGACACGCTCAGCAACCTGCTGCGGCGCGTACCGCGCCGGCCATGGTATGCGCGCAACCTGTTGCCAGACAGGTGGTTTTAG
- a CDS encoding efflux transporter outer membrane subunit encodes MKPCLSLLTVCLLLSACHTPAPRLDSGVQPPASWAFAELAASQRSDAQWWQGFGSQELNRLVAQASRDSHEVAAAMARVRQAQATAIIGGAPLLPELAFDLRGQRNKFVRNSDRKANPSDDNNTNNFTSDLTASYEVDFWGGIAAERDSAAQGLRASEFDQATVELTLLSNVADRYAQTLAARKQGRIAGLNLANAQSVLRLVQTRYDSGSATALELAQQKNLVATQQRELPRIQQLANEQLITLAALLGQPVQNLKLSDQAFDTLNWPDIGAGVPSDLLTRRPDLAKAEAELAAAQADVTVARAAMLPKLTLSARLGTETTRAEDWLRAPFSSLAAGLVGPIFNNGRLGAERDKATARQEELLETYRGAIINSFADVEKALNSISGLDQQRYWHEEELKQAQTAFRIAQSRYEAGAEDLLTVLETQRTLYLAQDVSVQLRLARVQASIALYKALGGGWQVNDLSCAAPRRHAVQDAPRPLCDAERRELRSQAGA; translated from the coding sequence ATGAAGCCATGCCTTTCCCTGCTGACGGTCTGTCTGTTGCTGAGCGCCTGCCATACGCCCGCCCCACGCCTGGACAGCGGCGTCCAGCCTCCTGCGAGCTGGGCGTTCGCCGAGCTCGCTGCCAGCCAGCGCAGCGACGCCCAGTGGTGGCAAGGGTTCGGCAGCCAGGAACTGAACCGTCTTGTCGCCCAGGCCAGTCGTGACAGCCATGAAGTCGCGGCGGCGATGGCGCGGGTGCGTCAGGCTCAGGCGACTGCCATCATCGGCGGCGCGCCGTTACTGCCGGAGCTGGCTTTCGACTTGCGCGGCCAACGCAACAAGTTTGTGCGCAACAGCGACCGCAAGGCCAACCCTTCCGATGACAACAACACCAACAACTTCACCAGCGACCTGACTGCCAGCTATGAGGTGGATTTCTGGGGCGGGATTGCTGCGGAACGTGACAGCGCGGCACAAGGCCTGCGCGCCAGCGAGTTCGATCAGGCGACTGTGGAGCTGACGTTGCTCAGCAACGTTGCCGACCGCTATGCACAAACCCTGGCAGCGCGTAAGCAAGGCCGGATCGCCGGGCTGAACCTGGCCAATGCGCAGAGCGTGCTGCGGTTGGTACAGACCCGCTATGACTCAGGTTCGGCCACGGCACTGGAACTGGCGCAGCAGAAGAATCTGGTCGCCACCCAGCAGCGTGAATTGCCGCGGATTCAGCAACTGGCCAACGAACAATTGATCACTCTCGCGGCACTGCTCGGTCAGCCGGTGCAGAACCTCAAGCTGAGCGATCAGGCCTTTGACACTCTGAACTGGCCGGACATCGGCGCAGGCGTGCCCAGCGACCTGCTGACCCGGCGTCCGGATCTGGCCAAAGCAGAAGCCGAACTGGCAGCAGCGCAGGCCGACGTCACAGTGGCGCGTGCGGCGATGCTGCCGAAACTGACGCTGAGCGCCCGGCTGGGCACCGAAACCACGCGCGCCGAAGACTGGCTGCGTGCGCCGTTCAGTAGCCTGGCGGCCGGTCTGGTGGGGCCGATCTTCAACAATGGGCGTCTGGGGGCTGAACGCGACAAGGCCACGGCGCGTCAGGAAGAACTGCTGGAAACCTATCGCGGCGCGATCATCAACAGCTTCGCCGACGTGGAAAAAGCCCTGAACAGCATCAGCGGCCTGGACCAGCAACGCTACTGGCATGAAGAAGAGCTCAAGCAGGCGCAGACCGCCTTCCGCATCGCGCAGAGCCGCTACGAAGCCGGTGCCGAGGACTTGCTCACCGTGCTGGAAACCCAACGCACGCTGTACCTGGCACAGGACGTAAGTGTGCAACTGCGGCTGGCGCGAGTGCAGGCGAGCATTGCGTTATACAAAGCGCTGGGCGGAGGTTGGCAGGTAAACGATCTATCGTGCGCCGCTCCGCGTCGTCATGCCGTTCAGGACGCTCCGCGTCCTCTTTGCGACGCAGAGCGTCGAGAACTGCGCTCCCAAGCTGGAGCGTAG
- a CDS encoding MacB family efflux pump subunit, with protein sequence MHTPLIDLRDIRKSYGGGDSPLVNVLRGIDLSIHAGEFVAIVGASGSGKSTLMNILGCLDRPTSGEYLFAGENVAELGSDELAWLRREAFGFVFQGYHLIPSGSAQENVEMPAIYAGTPAAERHARAAALLDRLGLASRTGNRPHQLSGGQQQRVSIARALMNGGHIILADEPTGALDSHSGAEVMTLLDELASQGHVVILITHDRAVAARANRVIEISDGLVISDTARDVSDVQRSANPAALQAVDLRKRLSEGSGSRGAWKGELLDAIQAAWRVMWINRFRTALTLLGIVIGVASVVVMLAVGEGSKRQVMAQMSSFGSNIIYLNGKAPNPRAPKGIITLEEVAALGELPEVKMIMPVNGGQAGVRFGNVDHSSYVGGNDTHFPAIFNWPVVEGSYFSEADEQSAAAVAVIGYKVRQKLFGEHTDPVGQYILIENVPFQVVGVLQEKGATSGDLDSDNRIAIPYSSASIRLFGTQDPEYITIATRDANNVKQAEMAIRTLLQRLHNGKQDYELTNNAAMIQAEARTQNTLSLMLGSIAAISLLVGGIGVMNIMLMTVRERTREIGIRMATGARQSDILRQFLTEAVMLSVVGGLAGIVLALGMGAALLLSKVAVAFTLPAVVGAFACALVTGVIFGFMPARKAARLDPVAALTSE encoded by the coding sequence ATGCACACGCCGCTGATCGACCTGCGGGACATCCGCAAATCCTACGGCGGTGGTGACAGCCCGCTGGTCAACGTGCTGCGCGGCATAGACCTGTCGATTCATGCCGGTGAGTTCGTGGCGATTGTCGGCGCGTCCGGCTCCGGCAAGTCGACACTGATGAATATTCTCGGCTGCCTGGACCGCCCGACCTCGGGCGAATACCTGTTTGCCGGGGAAAACGTTGCCGAACTCGGCAGCGACGAACTGGCCTGGCTGCGTCGTGAAGCGTTCGGCTTCGTATTTCAGGGCTACCACCTGATACCGTCCGGCTCGGCGCAGGAAAACGTCGAGATGCCAGCGATCTACGCCGGGACGCCTGCCGCCGAACGCCACGCCCGGGCCGCCGCCCTGCTCGACCGTCTGGGTCTGGCATCACGCACCGGCAACCGTCCGCATCAGTTGTCCGGCGGCCAGCAACAACGGGTGTCCATCGCCCGCGCCCTGATGAACGGCGGGCACATCATTCTTGCCGACGAACCCACCGGCGCGCTGGACAGCCACAGCGGCGCGGAGGTCATGACCCTGCTCGACGAACTGGCCAGCCAAGGCCACGTGGTGATCCTGATTACTCACGACCGAGCGGTGGCGGCACGCGCCAATCGGGTCATCGAGATCAGCGACGGGCTGGTGATCAGCGATACCGCTCGGGATGTTTCTGACGTGCAGCGCTCAGCCAATCCAGCCGCGCTGCAAGCGGTCGATCTGCGCAAGCGCCTGAGCGAGGGCAGCGGCAGTCGAGGTGCCTGGAAAGGCGAACTGCTCGATGCGATTCAGGCCGCGTGGCGGGTCATGTGGATCAACCGTTTTCGTACTGCGCTGACCTTGCTGGGCATTGTCATCGGCGTCGCGTCGGTGGTGGTCATGCTCGCGGTCGGTGAAGGCAGCAAGCGTCAGGTCATGGCGCAGATGTCTTCGTTCGGCTCCAACATCATTTACCTCAACGGCAAGGCTCCTAACCCGCGCGCGCCCAAAGGCATCATCACGCTGGAAGAAGTCGCAGCGCTGGGCGAACTGCCCGAGGTCAAAATGATCATGCCGGTCAACGGCGGACAGGCCGGGGTACGCTTCGGCAATGTCGATCACTCCAGCTACGTTGGCGGCAACGACACACACTTCCCGGCCATCTTCAACTGGCCGGTGGTGGAAGGCAGCTACTTCAGCGAGGCCGATGAGCAGAGCGCTGCCGCCGTGGCGGTGATTGGTTACAAAGTCCGCCAGAAGCTGTTCGGCGAGCACACTGACCCTGTCGGTCAGTACATCCTCATTGAAAACGTGCCCTTTCAGGTGGTCGGTGTGCTCCAGGAAAAAGGCGCAACCTCGGGCGATCTGGACAGTGACAATCGCATCGCCATTCCGTACTCGTCGGCGAGCATTCGCCTGTTCGGCACGCAAGACCCGGAATACATCACCATCGCCACCCGCGACGCCAACAACGTCAAGCAGGCCGAAATGGCGATTCGCACCCTGCTGCAACGTCTGCATAACGGCAAGCAGGATTATGAGCTGACCAATAACGCGGCGATGATCCAGGCCGAAGCACGGACTCAGAACACCCTGTCGTTGATGCTTGGCTCGATTGCCGCCATCTCGCTGCTGGTCGGCGGTATCGGGGTGATGAATATCATGCTGATGACCGTGCGTGAACGAACCCGCGAGATCGGTATTCGCATGGCCACCGGGGCGCGACAGAGCGACATTCTGCGTCAGTTCCTCACCGAAGCGGTGATGCTCTCGGTGGTCGGCGGGCTGGCCGGTATCGTGCTGGCGCTGGGGATGGGCGCGGCGTTGTTACTGAGCAAGGTCGCGGTGGCCTTCACCCTGCCTGCAGTGGTTGGCGCCTTTGCCTGCGCGCTGGTCACCGGCGTTATTTTCGGCTTCATGCCGGCCCGCAAGGCTGCCCGCCTCGACCCGGTGGCGGCCCTTACCAGTGAATGA